The Triplophysa rosa linkage group LG15, Trosa_1v2, whole genome shotgun sequence genome has a segment encoding these proteins:
- the cep85l gene encoding centrosomal protein of 85 kDa-like isoform X1: MWARNDFEDGFDAYKIGSSTSSPGWVPGCDSAWQASSSSAGISSRGRRHSAASDSGDTGIGTSCSDSVEDHSSSSGTLSFQPLRPQGSIPTAHVMPSPSSSKLSAPSATTSPWSSCQLPSPLDSPLDMKDPRPVRRWSSLTRLTGQEKATPSGRPSYRVDPHGSLDRGVLYGYRQDALYSDNFLSQSLHKLSTNSDFSNKYDLGSTNTLGKTDSSCSSPLKPSTLDLTYSALPESKTPTIGLVGPGQRSPSLRHQAVGGSPIQPAVRTQMWLSEQMEYRPGPDGCGMGSWQQEQHQRERLRQDAELPQTPSGTSLPVNTLVKIKEGLLRQRELEIDRQKQQILQLHARIRENELRAQQVLQNQRGRYDDSYLLKAKDSPYDSPVSSQSPKSQLPERASPMCCENSELGRKLAAAELEGIHLSEFLKQNTQKYTEDIKKLEEKMKTRDRYISSLKKKCQREQEQNQEKQQRIETLEKYLADLPSLDEVQTQAQQLEEVQGKAGALEDTIARLEKNLEENRARLEEKDALIETQSKREKELMAAVQSLQEKVEKCLEDGVRLPMLDLKQLERENTRLLEQQSQNSMLIDNQKQQVEKLTLELTSLEKRLQRERGITQELRKQLVVREEELENLSTSLQQDRRRTDEGSLNVAPGSCLKEAGPLLKEMSLCLLDLKGLCSVLTQRAQGKEPNLALLLGIKSMSSSAEENEKPLMEDGLRTKLVEVCQLRKDIDELRTVISDRYAQDMGDNCVTQ, from the exons ATCACTCCAGCTCCAGCGGCACGCTGTCCTTCCAACCCCTGCGTCCTCAAGGTTCCATCCCCACGGCTCACGTCATGCCATCACCCTCAAGCTCCAAGCTCAGCGCACCCTCTGCCACCACCAGCCCCTGGAGCAGCTGCCAGCTCCCTTCTCCCCTCGACAGCCCCCTGGACATGAAAGACCCCCGGCCGGTCCGTCGCTGGTCCTCGCTCACCCGCCTCACAGGACAAGAAAAGGCTACCCCTTCCGGGAGACCCTCATATCGCGTGGACCCGCACGGGTCATTGGATCGCGGCGTGCTGTACGGCTACCGTCAGGACGCCCTGTATTCAGACAACTTCCTCTCCCAGAGCCTACATAAGCTATCCACCAACTCAGACTTTTCAAATAAATACGACCTGGGTAGCACTAACACCCTGGGTAAAACAGACTCGTCTTGTTCTTCTCCGCTCAAGCCCAGCACGTTAGACCTCACCTACAGTGCCTTACCGGAGAGCAAGACCCCCACCATCGGCCTGGTGGGGCCCGGGCAGAGAAGTCCCTCACTCAGGCACCAGGCCGTGGGAGGATCGCCCATCCAGCCGGCCGTACGAACTCAGATGTGGTTGAGCGAGCAGATGGAGTACCGCCCAGGACCCGACGGATGCGGGATGGGCTCGTGGCAACAGGAACAGCATCAAAGAGAGAGGTTGCGACAGGACGCAGAGCTCCCACAG ACGCCGAGTGGAACGTCTTTGCCTGTCAATACTCTAGTAAAAATTAAAGAGGGACTCCTGAGGCAGAGAGAACTGGAAATCGACCG ACAAAAGCAACAAATCCTTCAACTTCATGCCAGGATCAGGGAAAATGAGTTACGGGCGCAACAAGTCCTCCAGAACCAGAGGGGGCGCTATGATGACTCATATCTGCTCAAAGCCAAG GACTCTCCGTACGACAGTCCCGTATCCAGTCAAAGTCCAAAATCTCAGCTGCCCGAGCGTGCGAGTCCGATGTGTTGTGAGAACAGCGAGCTGGGCCGGAAATTAGCCGCGGCGGAGCTGGAGGGCATTCACCTCAGCGAGTTTCTCAAACAGAACACACAGAAGTACACAGAAGACATCAAGAAACTGGAAGAGAAG ATGAAAACCCGCGACCGCTACATCAGCAGTCTGAAGAAGAAATGCCAGCGCGAGCAGGAGCAGAATCAAGAGAAGCAACAACGCATCGAGACGCTGGAGAAATACCTGGCAGACCTTCCCTCGCTGGATGAGGTCCAGACGCAGGCTCAGCAG TTGGAAGAGGTGCAGGGAAAGGCTGGAGCGTTGGAGGACACCATCGCCCGGCTGGAAAAGAACCTGGAGGAGAACCGAGCCCGGCTGGAAGAGAAAGACGCCCTCATAGAGACTCAATCCAAGAGGGAGAAAGAGCTCATGGCGGCTGTTCAGAG CCTCCAAGAAAAGGTGGAGAAGTGTTTGGAGGACGGCGTGCGGCTGCCCATGCTGGACCTGAagcagctggagagagagaacacTCGCTTGCTAGAACAACAGAGCCAAAACAGCATG CTAATCGACAATCAGAAGCAGCAGGTTGAGAAGCTCACTCTGGAGTTGACG TCGCTGGAGAAGAGGTtgcagagggagagagggatAACGCAAGAGCTCCGGAAACAGCTCGTGGTGCGCGAGGAGGAGCTGGAAAACCTCTCCACGAGCCTTCAGCAG GACCGAAGGCGGACAGACGAGGGTTCATTGAACGTGGCTCCCGGGTCCTGTCTGAAGGAGGCTGGGCCGCTGTTGAAGGAGATGTCTCTGTGTCTGCTGGATCTCAAGGGTCTCTGTAGTGTTCTCACCCAAAGAGCTCAAGGAAAAGAACCCAACCTGGCGCTGCTTCTCGGCatcaaat CTATGAGCAGCTCGGCAGAAGAGAACGAGAAGCCTCTCATGGAGGACGGCCTGAGGACGAAACTGGTGGAGGTGTGTCAGCTGAGGAAAGACATCGATGAGCTGCGGACGGTGATCTCGGACCGTTACGCGCAGGACATGGGTGACAACTGTGTGACACAATGA
- the si:dkeyp-114g9.1 gene encoding uncharacterized protein si:dkeyp-114g9.1 encodes MCLEGFVLTVCPSGWQRGGDICTGMADLSTTWELELLEQFSGLTAATDEETAADVSFESSDHNTCLLHLSDEVLLLILRYLEPMSLLRLGSTCSILFRVCSCNSLWTRHFQDSFGVSLSHTDARCPVTSKTAFRLVFMWRSLFRNIHCNRALQEKLFVEIPLAPHPYWIQWLVLEESVPLPSVTLPCEDVENLWGITRDLFQDKIQEKTEDCETLKFEWRELYHLTLKHHSSLTLVFQHVLDQHQNNDHSELESMYHQYIQCRFQWLFTYWLFRQPAPYNKQLRSIFLQWKKHSKSKVATWGETLCDVRYLASLHPITSDYWRGRLARGDESFGIQTVENYFSMCKSLVSWILGRDWGRLKRRKIYEDTLEGVYLLLRRETQEKVIEHERFWEVAKVQMTRVCTLEATAVNYVNWKMIETLPYYKLYLISGNSVYLNHVQGFLCRKRLIRDWIHLEENTWARQLLPEQLYTLLEFDTKISQESLHGDSPTAQLSRLMWLYLNSGQEIYLQAVKGMVLECAHASLSHLGTLAAFELSVASPHLIA; translated from the exons ATGTGTTTAGAAGGATTTGTGCTGACCGTTTGTCCAA GTGGCTGGCAGCGAGGCGGTGACATCTGCACAGGTATGGCAGACCTCAGCACGACCTGGGAGCTGGAGTTGTTGGAACAATTCTCCGGCCTGACTGCTGCCACAGACGAAGAGACTGCAGCAGACGTTTCTTTTGAAAGCAGCGACCACAACACGTGTTTATTACATTTAAGCGACGAGGTTCTGCTTCTTATATTGCGATATTTGGAGCCGATGTCGCTGCTCAGGCTGGGCAGCACCTGCAGTATATTGTTCCGAGTTTGTTCCTGCAACTCTTTGTGGACCCGACACTTCCAG GATTCGTTTGGGGTCAGCCTGTCACATACCGACGCCAGGTGTCCCGTGACCTCCAAAACCGCCTTCCGCTTGGTTTTCATGTGGAGATCTCTCTTCAGAAACATCCACTGTAACCGCGCGCTTCAGGAGAAACTCTTCGTGGAGATCCCGCTCGCGCCTCATCCCTACTGGATCCAGTGGCTCGTGCTGGAGGAGAGCGTTCCCCTGCCCTCCGTGACACTTCCCTGCGAGGATGTGGAGAATCTGTGGGGCATCACCAGAGATCTCTTCCAGGACAAGATTCAAG AGAAAACTGAAGACTGTGAGACCCTGAAGTTTGAATGGAGGGAACTCTACCATCTTACGTTGAAGCACCACAGTAGCTTGACGCTGGTCTTCCAACATGTTCTCGACCAACACCAGAACAATG ACCACTCAGAGCTGGAGTCCATGTACCATCAGTACATCCAGTGCAGGTTCCAGTGGCTCTTCACTTACTGGCTGTTTCGTCAGCCGGCGCCGTACAACAAGCAGCTGCGATCCATTTTCCTGCAGTGGAAGAAACACAGCAAGAGCAAGGTGGCCACCTGGGGAGAGACTCTCTGTGATGTGAGGTATCTGGCCTCCCTCCATCCCATCACCAGCGATTACTGGAGGGGCAGACTGGCCCGAGGAGATGAGAGTTTTG GGATTCAGACCGTTGAAAACTACTTCTCCATGTGCAAGTCTCTAGTGTCCTGGATCTTGGGCCGTGACTGGGGCCGACTGAAGCGAAGAAAG ATTTATGAAGACACGCTGGAGGGTGTGTATCTTCTGCTGAGGCGAGAGACGCAGGAGAAGGTCATCGAACACGAGCGCTTCTGGGAGGTGGCCAAAGTCCAGATGACCCGCGTTTGCACGCTGGAGGCGACGGCGGTGAATTACGTCAACTGGAAGATGATCGAGACGCTCCCGTACTACAA GCTGTATCTGATCTCGGGTAACTCTGTGTATCTGAATCACGTGCAAGGTTTCTTGTGTAGAAAGAGGCTGATTCGCGACTGGATTCACCTGGAAGAGAACACCTGGGCCCGACAGCTGCTCCCCGAGCAACTCTACACACTGCTGGAGTTTGACACCAAGATCTCTCAAG AGAGTTTGCATGGGGACTCGCCGACGGCCCAGCTGAGTCGACTCATGTGGCTGTACCTGAACTCAGGTCAGGAGATCTATCTGCAGGCGGTGAAGGGAATGGTTCTGGAGTGTGCTCACGCCAGTCTAAGCCATCTCGGCACACTCGCAGCCTTTGAACTTAGTGTGGCCTCACCTCATTTAATCGCCTGA
- the pln gene encoding cardiac phospholamban, whose protein sequence is MEKVQHMTRAAMRRASTMEVPQQAKQNMQDLFVNFCLILICLLLIYIIVLLM, encoded by the coding sequence ATGGAGAAGGTGCAGCACATGACGCGGGCGGCCATGCGGCGGGCGTCCACCATGGAGGTTCCCCAGCAGGCCAAGCAAAACATGCAGGATCTCTTCGTCAACTTCTGCCTCATCCTCATCTGCCTGCTTCTCATCTACATCATTGTCTTGCTAATGTGA
- the cep85l gene encoding centrosomal protein of 85 kDa-like isoform X2: protein MTTNNCSSTSSPGWVPGCDSAWQASSSSAGISSRGRRHSAASDSGDTGIGTSCSDSVEDHSSSSGTLSFQPLRPQGSIPTAHVMPSPSSSKLSAPSATTSPWSSCQLPSPLDSPLDMKDPRPVRRWSSLTRLTGQEKATPSGRPSYRVDPHGSLDRGVLYGYRQDALYSDNFLSQSLHKLSTNSDFSNKYDLGSTNTLGKTDSSCSSPLKPSTLDLTYSALPESKTPTIGLVGPGQRSPSLRHQAVGGSPIQPAVRTQMWLSEQMEYRPGPDGCGMGSWQQEQHQRERLRQDAELPQTPSGTSLPVNTLVKIKEGLLRQRELEIDRQKQQILQLHARIRENELRAQQVLQNQRGRYDDSYLLKAKDSPYDSPVSSQSPKSQLPERASPMCCENSELGRKLAAAELEGIHLSEFLKQNTQKYTEDIKKLEEKMKTRDRYISSLKKKCQREQEQNQEKQQRIETLEKYLADLPSLDEVQTQAQQLEEVQGKAGALEDTIARLEKNLEENRARLEEKDALIETQSKREKELMAAVQSLQEKVEKCLEDGVRLPMLDLKQLERENTRLLEQQSQNSMLIDNQKQQVEKLTLELTSLEKRLQRERGITQELRKQLVVREEELENLSTSLQQDRRRTDEGSLNVAPGSCLKEAGPLLKEMSLCLLDLKGLCSVLTQRAQGKEPNLALLLGIKSMSSSAEENEKPLMEDGLRTKLVEVCQLRKDIDELRTVISDRYAQDMGDNCVTQ from the exons ATCACTCCAGCTCCAGCGGCACGCTGTCCTTCCAACCCCTGCGTCCTCAAGGTTCCATCCCCACGGCTCACGTCATGCCATCACCCTCAAGCTCCAAGCTCAGCGCACCCTCTGCCACCACCAGCCCCTGGAGCAGCTGCCAGCTCCCTTCTCCCCTCGACAGCCCCCTGGACATGAAAGACCCCCGGCCGGTCCGTCGCTGGTCCTCGCTCACCCGCCTCACAGGACAAGAAAAGGCTACCCCTTCCGGGAGACCCTCATATCGCGTGGACCCGCACGGGTCATTGGATCGCGGCGTGCTGTACGGCTACCGTCAGGACGCCCTGTATTCAGACAACTTCCTCTCCCAGAGCCTACATAAGCTATCCACCAACTCAGACTTTTCAAATAAATACGACCTGGGTAGCACTAACACCCTGGGTAAAACAGACTCGTCTTGTTCTTCTCCGCTCAAGCCCAGCACGTTAGACCTCACCTACAGTGCCTTACCGGAGAGCAAGACCCCCACCATCGGCCTGGTGGGGCCCGGGCAGAGAAGTCCCTCACTCAGGCACCAGGCCGTGGGAGGATCGCCCATCCAGCCGGCCGTACGAACTCAGATGTGGTTGAGCGAGCAGATGGAGTACCGCCCAGGACCCGACGGATGCGGGATGGGCTCGTGGCAACAGGAACAGCATCAAAGAGAGAGGTTGCGACAGGACGCAGAGCTCCCACAG ACGCCGAGTGGAACGTCTTTGCCTGTCAATACTCTAGTAAAAATTAAAGAGGGACTCCTGAGGCAGAGAGAACTGGAAATCGACCG ACAAAAGCAACAAATCCTTCAACTTCATGCCAGGATCAGGGAAAATGAGTTACGGGCGCAACAAGTCCTCCAGAACCAGAGGGGGCGCTATGATGACTCATATCTGCTCAAAGCCAAG GACTCTCCGTACGACAGTCCCGTATCCAGTCAAAGTCCAAAATCTCAGCTGCCCGAGCGTGCGAGTCCGATGTGTTGTGAGAACAGCGAGCTGGGCCGGAAATTAGCCGCGGCGGAGCTGGAGGGCATTCACCTCAGCGAGTTTCTCAAACAGAACACACAGAAGTACACAGAAGACATCAAGAAACTGGAAGAGAAG ATGAAAACCCGCGACCGCTACATCAGCAGTCTGAAGAAGAAATGCCAGCGCGAGCAGGAGCAGAATCAAGAGAAGCAACAACGCATCGAGACGCTGGAGAAATACCTGGCAGACCTTCCCTCGCTGGATGAGGTCCAGACGCAGGCTCAGCAG TTGGAAGAGGTGCAGGGAAAGGCTGGAGCGTTGGAGGACACCATCGCCCGGCTGGAAAAGAACCTGGAGGAGAACCGAGCCCGGCTGGAAGAGAAAGACGCCCTCATAGAGACTCAATCCAAGAGGGAGAAAGAGCTCATGGCGGCTGTTCAGAG CCTCCAAGAAAAGGTGGAGAAGTGTTTGGAGGACGGCGTGCGGCTGCCCATGCTGGACCTGAagcagctggagagagagaacacTCGCTTGCTAGAACAACAGAGCCAAAACAGCATG CTAATCGACAATCAGAAGCAGCAGGTTGAGAAGCTCACTCTGGAGTTGACG TCGCTGGAGAAGAGGTtgcagagggagagagggatAACGCAAGAGCTCCGGAAACAGCTCGTGGTGCGCGAGGAGGAGCTGGAAAACCTCTCCACGAGCCTTCAGCAG GACCGAAGGCGGACAGACGAGGGTTCATTGAACGTGGCTCCCGGGTCCTGTCTGAAGGAGGCTGGGCCGCTGTTGAAGGAGATGTCTCTGTGTCTGCTGGATCTCAAGGGTCTCTGTAGTGTTCTCACCCAAAGAGCTCAAGGAAAAGAACCCAACCTGGCGCTGCTTCTCGGCatcaaat CTATGAGCAGCTCGGCAGAAGAGAACGAGAAGCCTCTCATGGAGGACGGCCTGAGGACGAAACTGGTGGAGGTGTGTCAGCTGAGGAAAGACATCGATGAGCTGCGGACGGTGATCTCGGACCGTTACGCGCAGGACATGGGTGACAACTGTGTGACACAATGA